One part of the Mariniflexile litorale genome encodes these proteins:
- a CDS encoding SLATT domain-containing protein, with amino-acid sequence METYITKDQFKWIGENLIKFIIDKDFHSRIDLDNLTLRIYRHKSLLNYDDILEKYSIDESSTAICFIKHVILCDYSLKNFKNRNRINTQFVWRLIFDSLTFFKKNNPYAGIGSQGFLSIELYRFEIDDNRKILRLHIWDDSFSNDFEENDFRKYKIHSHLYSVQSHVLVGNILNNRYEVTDSETESENSLYSINWKSNKDENGTIKRESKLEVDKSNIRIKKISSEKITTCQGYSVSIDEYHSSESITPLSATLFLFNSNEGLNDLSKVVGPKNDSEPGFKYEKTNFFPCLYNIDREVKKYYNKQILLALDWSRKIHTLEHAHRIESRHLNNFSKVLSWSIVALPAIISGTAFYLKQLPEKQEDIIFWVAILAALSTLLGTINKVVKPSDLSEKHRLNSEKLEHLRHKLEQHIVFNNDERLEIMLDKIRNEWKELTLHNVREYNFKKASEKIRKMKKYPENLGFIE; translated from the coding sequence ATGGAAACATATATTACAAAAGATCAATTTAAATGGATAGGTGAAAACTTAATTAAATTCATTATTGATAAAGATTTCCATTCAAGAATAGATTTAGATAATTTAACTCTACGCATTTACAGACATAAAAGCCTATTAAACTATGATGACATTCTAGAAAAGTATAGCATTGATGAATCTTCTACTGCTATATGCTTCATTAAGCATGTAATTTTATGCGATTATTCGTTAAAAAATTTTAAAAATAGAAATAGAATAAACACACAGTTTGTTTGGCGTTTAATCTTTGATTCTTTAACTTTTTTTAAAAAAAACAATCCTTACGCTGGAATTGGTTCTCAAGGTTTTTTATCAATAGAATTATATCGATTTGAAATAGATGATAATAGAAAAATATTAAGACTTCATATTTGGGATGATTCATTTAGTAACGATTTTGAAGAAAATGATTTCAGAAAATACAAAATCCATTCGCATCTATATAGTGTACAAAGTCATGTACTTGTTGGCAATATTTTAAACAATAGGTATGAGGTTACAGATTCCGAAACGGAATCTGAAAACAGTCTTTATTCCATTAATTGGAAATCGAATAAAGATGAAAATGGTACAATTAAAAGAGAATCTAAATTAGAAGTTGATAAAAGTAATATTCGGATAAAGAAAATATCTAGTGAAAAAATCACTACATGTCAAGGTTATTCTGTCTCAATAGACGAATATCACAGTTCTGAATCTATTACTCCACTTTCAGCAACTTTATTTTTATTTAATTCAAATGAAGGCTTAAATGATTTATCTAAAGTTGTTGGCCCAAAAAATGATTCAGAACCTGGGTTCAAATATGAAAAAACTAACTTTTTCCCTTGCCTCTATAACATAGATCGTGAAGTCAAAAAATATTACAACAAACAAATACTTCTTGCTCTAGATTGGTCAAGAAAAATACATACTTTGGAACATGCTCACAGAATAGAGTCAAGACATTTAAATAATTTCTCTAAAGTTCTTTCTTGGTCTATAGTTGCTTTACCAGCAATAATTTCTGGAACAGCATTCTATCTAAAACAGTTACCTGAAAAACAAGAGGATATTATATTTTGGGTAGCTATTTTAGCCGCCTTAAGTACTTTATTAGGAACTATTAACAAAGTAGTAAAACCAAGTGACTTAAGTGAGAAACATAGGTTAAATTCAGAAAAACTCGAACACTTAAGACATAAATTAGAGCAGCACATTGTATTTAACAATGATGAAAGATTAGAAATTATGCTTGATAAAATAAGAAATGAGTGGAAAGAGCTAACATTACATAACGTAAGGGAGTATAACTTCAAAAAAGCCTCTGAAAAAATTCGTAAAATGAAAAAATATCCAGAAAACTTAGGATTCATTGAATGA